A single Anopheles maculipalpis chromosome 3RL, idAnoMacuDA_375_x, whole genome shotgun sequence DNA region contains:
- the LOC126564917 gene encoding probable cytochrome P450 9f2: MFLLWALPVALYLFYRWSVATYDYFEKRNIPYVKPVPFFGQVWSFFTQEKHAVDVASEGYYMFPDTRISGVFMLRTPAYLVHDPILFKEMAIKDFDHFTDHVAEISVEHDPLLARSLFFTRGARWRHHRSGLSPAFTGSKMRNMFALVAKSAGDAMERLVVFSRGKPFTMELRDLYSKLGNDAMTSISFGVEVDSLTDPDNEFFLKGKRLAKVDGLPGLKMLMTTILPGLFKFLRLGVLYKDVNEFYQEAVATNIRYREKDYIKRPDFIHLLLQARKNQLNNEQSEDDDELQSAGFSTAETHRMERDTSTEKLQWRDVDITAAAASFFFGGIESTTTLLCFASYELAVNRDIQARLKIEVDNARQELEDGKTPTYEVLQKMKYLDMVVSETLRRWAPFGLTNRRCTKDYTFTNTDGTKITIERGLNISIPLKSFHLDEKFFPDPLRFDPERFANPNQINQDAYVPFGTGLRNCIGSRLALMQAKCFLFYMLSNFTIQPGAKLTIPITLDETSAGLNAKHGFWMNLVPRYV, from the exons ATGTTTCTACTGTGGGCGTTGCCCGTGGCGTTGTATCTGTTCTATCGGTGGAGTGTGGCCACATACGATTACTTCGAAAAGCGCAACATCCCGTACGTGAAGCCGGTTCCGTTTTTCGGTCAG GTGTGGTCCTTCTTTACGCAGGAAAAGCATGCCGTAGATGTGGCCTCGGAAGGTTACTACATGTTCCCGGACACACGCATCTCGGGTGTGTTTATGTTGCGAACACCGGCCTATCTAGTGCACGATCCGATACTGTTCAAGGAGATGGCGATCAAGGATTTCGATCACTTTACGGATCACGTGGCGGAAATATCGGTAGAGCATGATCCATTGCTCGCCCGATCACTCTTCTTCACCAGGGGTGCACGGTGGCGCCATCATCGTAGTGGTTTGAGTCCTGCCTTTACTGGGAGCAAGATGCGCAACATGTTTGCCCTAGTCGCCAAGAGTGCCGGTGATGCAATGGAACGGTTGGTGGTCTTTTCACGCGGTAAACCGTTCACAATGGAGCTGCGTGATCTTTACTCGAAGCTGGGGAATGATGCAATGACGTCGATATCTTTCGGTGTGGAGGTCGATTCACTAACCGATCCAGATAACGAGTTCTTCTTGAAGGGGAAACGGTTGGCAAAAGTGGACGGTCTGCCTGGGCTGAAGATGCTCATGACCACGATTCTTCCTGGTTTGTTCAAATTTCTAAGACTTGGTGTGCTGTACAAGGACGTGAACGAGTTCTACCAGGAAGCGGTCGCAACAAACATTCGCTACCGCGAGAAGGACTACATTAAGCGTCCCGACTTTATCCATCTACTACTTCAAGCTCGCAAAAACCAGCTGAACAACGAGCAaagtgaagatgatgatgagctcCAGAGTGCCGGATTCTCGACGGCCGAAACACACAGAATGGAGAGAGATACCTCCACCGAAAAGCTACAGTGGCGAGACGTAGACATAACCGCGGCAGCCGCTTCATTCTTCTTTGGTGGCATTGAATCTACCACTACACTGCTCTGTTTCGCCAGTTACGAGTTGGCCGTTAATCGAGACATTCAGGCACGTCTCAAAATTGAAGTCGATAACGCTCGCCAGGAGTTGGAGGATGGAAAAACACCTACTTATGAGGTCTTGCAGAAAATGAAGTACCTAGATATGGTTGTATCGGAAACGCTACGTCGTTGGGCCCCGTTTGGTCTAACGAATCGGCGATGCACTAAAGACTACACGTTCACCAACACCGATGGCACCAAGATTACGATTGAGCGAGGTTTAAACATCTCGAttccattgaaatcatttcaTCTGGATGAGAAATTCTTTCCCGATCCACTCCGTTTCGATCCGGAACGGTTTGCCAATCCGAACCAGATCAATCAGGATGCGTATGTTCCATTCGGGACCGGTTTGCGGAACTGCATCGGCTCGAGACTGGCGCTGATGCAGGCCAAATGTTTCCTCTTCTACATGTTATCCAACTTTACGATTCAACCCGGCGCCAAGCTGACCATACCAATTACGCTCGATGAAACGTCGGCTGGGCTGAACGCGAAACATGGCTTCTGGATGAACCTGGTGCCGAGGTACGTTTAG